The following DNA comes from Lates calcarifer isolate ASB-BC8 linkage group LG2, TLL_Latcal_v3, whole genome shotgun sequence.
TGTGATCTATTGTTTGTTCTGATATTACTAGATAGTTTATACTGTTTTGCATCAGTGTGTAAGCAGTATTTtgctggttgaggtggagctagttttagCTAAATCTGAAGGGGTCATACAATTATGATtgatgggagaggaaggaagaaaaaaaaacacaggtgtgatTGAAGGCTACATTAGTCAGGTGTGCCAGTATGCCTGGAATGGCACTTTGACACTTGACAACAAAGCGATAATTAGCTTCTGCAAAGTCTAAATGTCTTCAAATACAAACAGCATGTAAAGTCCAGGCACAAATAACTGGtgcaaaatatgtattttagGTATATGTAGGTGTAGTTATAGGCAGTTATAATCAATGAATAGTTGTTTTCATATGCACTCACTCTCATTCAAATTAGGGTTTCATATGAAATGCCTCAAACACAGTGTATTGGggcagcagctttttaaaagtAGTGTTTTTGCAATCAGACTAGAGAGATTAGATTTCATGAGATCACATTGATGTTAACTGAACCTGGGATTGTGAGTTCAGTTGGCTTATGGCTGTATTTGGTACTTTGCATGCCTTTCTTTTTACAGTTACAGGACAAGTCTGACCACTTGTTTATTCACAGTGAAGCACTCTtgacaaattatattttatctaATTACTTCCCTGCTGCCACAGTGAGTAGGGTGATGTGTCACATAGGtcgacacacacaaacagaacaacaaaggGTTCTGTGCCTCGTCTTCCTTAAAATGTTACAACCGTGAATACACAAGTTCTAAAAACTTGACAAACAATAAAGATTCCTTACAAGTTGGTTTCTTTTTATTATCACATCCATGTAATGAAGAGTTGACAGTAGTGTAATAATGACAGTGGATGACTGCCAAATGTAATTATTTCTGTGTTGGCTCTGGAGTGATACACACAGCCTCCTTTAATCCATATATGCTTTTAGTCAAGAAAAATGAGCTGAGAGTCGAGGCATCTCCTGAGCTGCGCTGTCAATTACCACAATGTCCTTACAGGAAGTATATGtatttgcattaaatctgagggcaattttttaaaattaaattaatcttaaaaaattaagacaaaacTGGTAGCTGTTAAACACAGGTTCTAACAACTCATTTagtatttaaaagaaaaaaaaaacgtcaagcacacaaaacaatatataatatacttTTATATTTGATTAATGCaggattattttaaaaaacaaaacaaatgataaacaAGTCGTACAGtatcacacaaaacaaattacatCACAAATTGCATCaatgaaaacatacaaaatTATCATGAGTAGCTGATGCTgagaaatcataaaaaatgatttaaaaaaacaaaggcacGTAGATATATAGGAATCACACACATTCTGTATATACgtacaaaaacatatatatatattgcatcTTAAGTCAGCTTCGAACatcagcattttattttactgtatgcTGGCTAAACATCCAGTAAAGAAATATTAGAGTAATAACTGATCCTACACTGCAGCGAAATGATATCTGTTTACTCTATAAGCTGTGGTGTGAGCTTGGTGTCAGTTCAGTGAGTGTGAGGCATTGAACCGTAGTGAACCCAAGTGATGATGACAGAGGTAAAGCTTGGCTTGGAACAGGATCTTCACCTCAGCATGCTCAGCAGAGAGGATGACCGACCAACTGACTGACAAAGCAATATATCTGTCTGCTCACcctctcttgtttctctctttcagtgGTCAGCTCAGCAGATAAATAGCAGTAGGGAAACAGTTGAAGGTTAGCAAGGAAGCCTGAAGAAAAAGTAGCTTATAATCAAATACTGggtaaacacaaacagcaggggGACCACTCGTTGGTGCACAGCTATGGCATCAGTGTTTGCTGATGtgtggaccaatcagagagtTCCTTGATGTAGTTTGGACCAAACAGGTCAGTGTAGTTCTCTTGGTACAAAGAGTATGGGTTATCATCACCAGCACctgcagagcagaaaacaacattcatgtacaacaacactgaacatCTGGACATATAATCTTTTGCAGCTTGGTCAACTAAGAAAGATGGTCTTTTATTCTCCCAATAATATTCACAgtaaatttcacattttgtctcTAGTATGAGATTCTTTTATGGaagatttaaaatacaaaataaaaataaatcaacaaagattaaatacaatatacattgtaatatatatttcatttagAGATAAACATTTGCTACAGCACTATTAATTGAAAAATATAAGGACATTTACTTTGTATTTTGCTTTTAACAACtgaatttattgtattttattgagGCATGAATTTTCCATGCCATGTCATTAGTTTTCGTGAGAAGGAATGTagaaggtttttcttttctgaaatgggaaaacaattaattcatttatcaaaaaaatTATTGAAAAATCACCATTTAACATATGTGTCATTACATTATAaccataaacacatacataaatagGAAATGTTTGTAAGAACTTGTGTTTCactttatgtcattttttggtctGTTCTAATTTATGCATTTTAAATCTTCCATATTTTGCATGGCAGCATTCATTTGTCAACATATAATACTGGCCTACTACTGCTGAAGTATGATAGATTTTTGAATTAACTCACAAATTATATGAAGAAATTATATATAAGACCGTTAATCAACTATGAATTGGGAATAAAATCAATGAGAGGTCAATGACAATCCTAAtccacacaaagacacaaactaCATACATgtctgtatatatacagtatcagtcaaaagtttggacacaccttctcattcagtggttttctatattttattattttctgcattgtagattaataatgaagacatcaaaaccatgaaggaacacatatggaattatgtagtaaacaaaaaagtgttaaacaaaccagaatttTAGATTCTCCAAAGTAGCCAcattttgctttgatgacagctttgcacacttctGGACATTAGACCTTCTCTGTAATCTGTACTTTGATCTGATGAGTCCTaatttgagatttttggttCCACCTGTCATGTCTTTTTGAGATGCAGAAAAGGTGAGCGGATGGTTTCTACATGTGTGGGTCCCACAGtgaagcatggaggaggaggtgtgatggtgtgggggTGCTTTGATGGTGACACTGTTGGTGAATCAAAATTCAAGGCACATTTAACCAGAATGGctaccacagcattctgcagcaACATGTCATCCCATCTAGTCAGTTTGACCATCGTTGTTTTTTAAGACgacaatgaccccaaacacacctccaggccATGTAAGGGCTATTTGACCAAGAAGGAGAGTGATGGATGACCTGGCCTCTACAATCACCTGACCTTGAGATGGTTGAGATGGGTTGGGATGAGTTGAACCacagagtgaaggcaaagcagccaacgagtgctcagcacctctgggaaTTTCTTCAGgactgttggaaaaccattCCAGATGACTACCTCATTAATCTGACTgagagtgtgcaaagctgtcatcaaagcaagaggtggctactttgaagaatccaaaatataaaacatattctggtttatTTTAACACTGTTGTTTACTGCATAATTCCATATATGTTCTTTCATAGTTTTaatgtcttcaatattaatctacaatgtagaaaataatagaaataaaggaaaaccactgaatgagaaagtgtgtccaaacttttgactgatatggtatatgtatatgtatatgtatatgtatagtGCCCTACAGTGCCAGTGGTCCCACAGTGTGTGAGTTCTCCATCTTCTCTGTTCTGCAGTTTGGTTCCAGAGGTCAGCATTGCTTATGTGGTCCATCAGCTATGGGAGACAAAACGATAAATGTCTGgtcagaaaaagttcacagcatttaatcagtcagtcagtcagtcagtggcaTACCTTAAACACAGCCTCATTCTGTTCCTGGTCCTCTGGTTTGGCCTCCCACATCCCtgcacaacaacaataacaatcaTCCTTAGGCTATAGAGACAACATCTTTTAAAATCAACATCCACATTGACATAAAAAATCTCTCACCATATGTTTGAGTGCTGCTAAATGTGTCCTCCGCAGGGGTCTCCACCCTCTGTGGTGTGTCTGAAATGGGTTTCGTTGCTGTGGGTTGCCAGGTGTGCGTGGTGTATGTATCATCACCTAAACTCGCTTGTCGTTCTCTAGGCCTGCTGAACCTCAGCCCTGAGAGATGGGAGGACAGGACAGCACGGTCACTGCATGAGGTCTCTGTGAGAATACTGTCTATCGAGATATGATTCTTATGCACATGGCCTACCTCTCCTGcgtctgtgtgcttgtgtgctgGGCAGCATCCTATAGACTCTGTAAGCGTTGCTGCCTCTCTTCCTGCTGTGCTCTCTTAGCTCACATACGTCAGGCAGAGAATTCAAGGCACAGCGGAAATTCGCTTTCCACGTCTTGGGATCTGGCTTGTCTTTGCCTGGACGGTACCGTCCTGAAGCAAACAaacatagagacaaacagtggtctgtgtgttttgtttttgtttttttaacccccatttttctgttgctgtgtttggCTGTGGTCAGAAGTGTGCTTTGTTGTGCCTGTGGTCATACCTAAGAGTGATGtcaaaaatcatttcaaagtgCTGGACCCCAACTGAAAGGAAACACAGCAAGTAGTATCCTGGAATATCTATGCCAGCTAATTGTATAGTTATGTACTTATGCCTTCAAGTTACTTTTTAAAGACTAATTAGatttccagtcatttttttttttttttttgatatataAGTGTGTTTTGCCCCAACACATGATTGTTTCTCCACtcctattttttttctgaacttttttctgttttagtgATGTTTTGTACAGATATTATGTTACTGACACAACCACTGTATATATTTGGAAAGATGTTTAAGAAAAGCCCATCCCTGCTGTCACCAACATGTCTTGTTATTCATATTCTATGACTatcattaacattaataaatgaTCATTTCTCTTCACCGTGTTTATACAACATGTATAAGTATTAATTAGTGAACTAAAATATTCCACCATAATGCACAGAGTTCTGCTCCCATGCTCCAGGTTTTCCTCAACATAGTTATCCAGATAATGTAGTAAACCTTCTTCCTATATAATACCCCAGTTCTAAATACACAGAACTCAGTTATACTCATCAGAAAATATATACTGATTTTGTTGATAAATAATTGTCATGCAACAGCACATTGttggaaagtgtttttttttaaaaacagaagaatgaatggatggatgagcACCAATGCTCTCTTAGTGTTTTGAATTGTTATAAAGTCTGATAATCAATTACTACAATTATACAGTCTACtggataataaaataaaaatttttTGTAGGCTAGAGTTGTAAtgaataacaacaataaatcaaaaaataaatccataTTAATTATACTCTGCAACTGACTGGTTATCTGTTCAGGGTGTatcctgcctctcgcccagtgtcagctgggataggctccagtgCCCCGCcatagaaaatgaatgaatgaattaatataTATTCTACTTATTTATACATTAGcttaaagaataaaacagatcTTTAAAGcatttattgtttatattgtgtttagtgttaaacattatatattaaatatatcatCACATCAGAACTATATCAGCTTTATTAATGTtgggacaaacaaacaaataagcaGATTTAATTGTTGCCAGCAGACCAGCTATCTTAAACTGTTCAGTGACTTCATCCACTGTGCTGAGTCCTTTCCCATATTTAGCACCACAGTGTGATTTGGACCTCAGCCAGTCCTCTAAGTGTAACTGCTAGCCTCAGTGAACAAAAATCACTGAAGCTTAAAAAGATCCACTATGGATCATTTACAGCACAAAAGGactaacaagaaaaaaaaggagtagGCTACATGTAGCAGCAGCTTTATTTTGCACATGATGCTGTAACCTCCCACAGTCATTAATGACTTTAAAATCTTCCCAAGTTTTGTGTCAAAGACCATCTGAATTTGTAACAGCGTCATTTTTGAATAACTACACAGATGATTCATAAATGTtctatgtattattattattattattatcttttttttaatctaatgaATTTTGAGCAGTCTTTGAACTTTGACAGCAATATGATCACCCTGCACATTCACAGCAACTGAACTGGAGCTTTCCCATGTGATGTGATGCAGCTACAGTCACAAACCATGACTTTCCCAAGACAGAAATATGTAATGGCTTTCacacgcgtgtgtgtgtctttgtgtgtgtggatacaaCCTGTATCCTCAACTCATTACCCagaacagtaaaagtaaaatcctCTGGTTATGAAATTATGAAACAAAAGATCAGAGATAATCATTCAAGAAAGCACACATAACACAGTTATTTGTCTGATTATTGACTAAATGAACTGAGAGGATTACTA
Coding sequences within:
- the LOC108876980 gene encoding interferon regulatory factor 1, with amino-acid sequence MQQPGRLRLRPWLEEQIQSGSYPGVSWLDQSARIFQIPWTHAARHGWSIDRDATLFRSWAMHTGRYRPGKDKPDPKTWKANFRCALNSLPDVCELREHSRKRGSNAYRVYRMLPSTQAHRRRRGLRFSRPRERQASLGDDTYTTHTWQPTATKPISDTPQRVETPAEDTFSSTQTYGMWEAKPEDQEQNEAVFKLMDHISNADLWNQTAEQRRWRTHTLWDHWHCAGDDNPYSLYQENYTDLFGPNYIKELSDWSTHQQTLMP